Proteins encoded in a region of the Salvelinus fontinalis isolate EN_2023a chromosome 17, ASM2944872v1, whole genome shotgun sequence genome:
- the LOC129813529 gene encoding uncharacterized protein LOC129813529 — MLPEEREVPLVKGRCLTLTLPSPLDPAWFHPEQEPSVCVLLGALVQANHMDEAKFIRTYNDFVDYLSDPSKRNDIERELAEAKIHHVNMINVLFELVLFGMMTAQKSLMVHAGGFVEHLYALLYSFLPTAANMEPEADRYLLLLNDSCDTLPPKRDLDTNALHYFALNLKCLNSLSWKEQVSSMFCIISVCSNLVQYNVYH; from the exons ATGctgcctgaggagagggaggttccTCTGGTAAA AGGAAGATGTCTCACCCtaactcttccctctcccctagaCCCTGCTTGGTTCCACCCTGAGCAGGAACCATCTGTTTGTGTCCTCCTGGGCGCACTGGTTCAGGCCAACCACATG GACGAGGCCAAGTTCATCCGTACTTATAACGACTTTGTGGACTACCTGAGTGACCCCTCCAAGCGGAATGACATTGAGAGGGAGCTGGCTGAGGCAAAG ATCCATCATGTGAACATGATAAATGTCCTCTTTGAACTGGTGCTGTTTGGGATGATGACAGCTCAGAAGTCCCTGATGGTC CACGCCGGTGGGTTTGTGGAGCATCTGTACGCTCTCCTGTACTCCTTCCTGCCCACTGCTGCCAACATGGAGCCAGAGGCTGACAGATACCTGCTGCTGCTCAAT GATTCTTGTGACACTTTGCCACCCAAGAGGGATCTAGACACCAATGCACTACATTACTTTGCACTGAATTTGAAATGTTTAaatagtctgtcatggaaagagcaggtgtcctcaaTGTTTTGTATTATCAGTGTGTGTAGTAACCTGGTACAGTATAACGTTTACCACTAG